One genomic window of Phoenix dactylifera cultivar Barhee BC4 unplaced genomic scaffold, palm_55x_up_171113_PBpolish2nd_filt_p 000097F, whole genome shotgun sequence includes the following:
- the LOC103704926 gene encoding probable protein phosphatase 2C 27 isoform X2, whose product MAASAEFSLTFTMLEGRYGSKENGSSAGAEDPETVEGMKESKAGKPPRHLSAIRHCDLVARLGLTSPPQGQSGFLPVFRSGSCSEMGPKSYMEDEHICIDNLVEHLGDPPDFPSPGAFYGVFDGHGGTDAASFVRKNLLKFIIEDNHFPTCVEKAVKSAFMRADHAFADSCSLDHSSGTTALTALIFGRTMLIANAGDCRAVLGKRGRAVELSRDHKPNCNSERLRIERLGGMIYDGYLNGQLSVARALGDWHMKGSKGSASACPLSAEPELQETTLTEEDEFVILGCDGLWDVMSSQCAVTMARKELMIHNDPERCSRELVREALKRNSCDNLTVVVVCFSSDPPPRIEIPRSRVRRSISLEGLHVLKGALDSN is encoded by the exons ATGGCGGCCAGCGCTGAATTCTCACTGACTTTCACAATGTTAGAAGGAAGGtatggaagcaaggaaaatggaTCTTCTGCAGGTGCTGAAGATCCTGAGACTGTGGAGGGCATGAAGGAATCGAAAGCTGGAAAACCACCTAGACATCTTTCAGCTATCCGGCATTGT GATTTGGTGGCGAGGCTGGGCTTGACATCTCCACCACAAGGGCAGTCTGGTTTCTTGCCTGTGTTTCGGTCTGGAAGCTGCTCTGAGATGGGGCCGAAATCATACATGGAGGATGAGCACATCTGCATAGATAATTTAGTTGAGCATCTTGGAGACCCTCCAGATTTCCCATCACCGGGTGCTTTTTATGGG GTATTTGATGGCCATGGTGGTACGGATGCAGCATCATTTGTTCGAAAGAACCTTCTCAAATTTATAATTGAGGACAATCATTTCCCCACTTGTGTGGAAAAGGCAGTAAAGAGCGCATTTATGAGAGCTGATCATGCATTTGCTGATTCCTGTTCTCTTGATCACTCCTCTGGAACCACAGCTTTGACAGCCCTTATTTTTGGAAG GACTATGCTTATTGCAAATGCAGGTGACTGCCGGGCTGTATTAGGGAAGCGTGGACGAGCAGTTGAACTTTCCAGGGATCATAAACCCAACTGCAACAGCGAAAGACTTAGAATCGAGAGACTTGGTGGCATGATCTATGATGGGTATTTGAATGGTCAGCTATCTGTAGCGAGGGCTCTTGGTGATTGGCACATGAAGGGGTCAAAAGGTTCTGCCTCTGCCTGCCCCTTGAGCGCTGAACCGGAGCTGCAGGAGACAACCCTCACCGAGGAAGATGAATTCGTAATACTGGGCTGTGATGGTCTTTGGGACGTGATGAGCAGTCAGTGTGCAGTCACGATGGCCAGGAAAGAGCTCATGATCCACAATGATCCTGAGAGGTGTTCAAGAGAGCTAGTTCGGGAGGCACTCAAGCGCAACAGTTGTGACAATCTAACTGTGGTGGTTGTTTGCTTTTCATCCGATCCGCCCCCTCGCATTGAAATCCCCAGATCACGAGTACGGAGAAGCATATCATTGGAGGGACTGCATGTCCTCAAGGGGGCTTTGGATAGCAATTGA
- the LOC103704926 gene encoding probable protein phosphatase 2C 27 isoform X1 encodes MAASAEFSLTFTMLEGRYGSKENGSSAGAEDPETVEGMKESKAGKPPRHLSAIRHCVSTTRLADSSDFDLVARLGLTSPPQGQSGFLPVFRSGSCSEMGPKSYMEDEHICIDNLVEHLGDPPDFPSPGAFYGVFDGHGGTDAASFVRKNLLKFIIEDNHFPTCVEKAVKSAFMRADHAFADSCSLDHSSGTTALTALIFGRTMLIANAGDCRAVLGKRGRAVELSRDHKPNCNSERLRIERLGGMIYDGYLNGQLSVARALGDWHMKGSKGSASACPLSAEPELQETTLTEEDEFVILGCDGLWDVMSSQCAVTMARKELMIHNDPERCSRELVREALKRNSCDNLTVVVVCFSSDPPPRIEIPRSRVRRSISLEGLHVLKGALDSN; translated from the exons ATGGCGGCCAGCGCTGAATTCTCACTGACTTTCACAATGTTAGAAGGAAGGtatggaagcaaggaaaatggaTCTTCTGCAGGTGCTGAAGATCCTGAGACTGTGGAGGGCATGAAGGAATCGAAAGCTGGAAAACCACCTAGACATCTTTCAGCTATCCGGCATTGTGTGAGCACCACCCGCCTCGCTGATTCCTCTGATTTC GATTTGGTGGCGAGGCTGGGCTTGACATCTCCACCACAAGGGCAGTCTGGTTTCTTGCCTGTGTTTCGGTCTGGAAGCTGCTCTGAGATGGGGCCGAAATCATACATGGAGGATGAGCACATCTGCATAGATAATTTAGTTGAGCATCTTGGAGACCCTCCAGATTTCCCATCACCGGGTGCTTTTTATGGG GTATTTGATGGCCATGGTGGTACGGATGCAGCATCATTTGTTCGAAAGAACCTTCTCAAATTTATAATTGAGGACAATCATTTCCCCACTTGTGTGGAAAAGGCAGTAAAGAGCGCATTTATGAGAGCTGATCATGCATTTGCTGATTCCTGTTCTCTTGATCACTCCTCTGGAACCACAGCTTTGACAGCCCTTATTTTTGGAAG GACTATGCTTATTGCAAATGCAGGTGACTGCCGGGCTGTATTAGGGAAGCGTGGACGAGCAGTTGAACTTTCCAGGGATCATAAACCCAACTGCAACAGCGAAAGACTTAGAATCGAGAGACTTGGTGGCATGATCTATGATGGGTATTTGAATGGTCAGCTATCTGTAGCGAGGGCTCTTGGTGATTGGCACATGAAGGGGTCAAAAGGTTCTGCCTCTGCCTGCCCCTTGAGCGCTGAACCGGAGCTGCAGGAGACAACCCTCACCGAGGAAGATGAATTCGTAATACTGGGCTGTGATGGTCTTTGGGACGTGATGAGCAGTCAGTGTGCAGTCACGATGGCCAGGAAAGAGCTCATGATCCACAATGATCCTGAGAGGTGTTCAAGAGAGCTAGTTCGGGAGGCACTCAAGCGCAACAGTTGTGACAATCTAACTGTGGTGGTTGTTTGCTTTTCATCCGATCCGCCCCCTCGCATTGAAATCCCCAGATCACGAGTACGGAGAAGCATATCATTGGAGGGACTGCATGTCCTCAAGGGGGCTTTGGATAGCAATTGA